Part of the Sodalinema gerasimenkoae IPPAS B-353 genome is shown below.
GAGGGGGGCCACTAGGAGACGATTGAGGAAACCAAACTCGCGATCGAACATAATCGGCAAGCCGGCGTTGAGTGCCCCAGCGAAGGCGGTAAAGACAATTACCCCAGCCCCGAGGAACTGGAGATAGTTTTGGCTTTCGGCAAATAAGCCAGCGGGAGCATTTTGGAACAAAGCCCCAAAGAGAATCAACCACATCAGGGGTTGAATAATCCCCGCCACCAGGGTGCTGGGCCGGCGTTGCAGTTGAATAAATAGACGCCGGGTGAGGGCTAAGGTTTCTTGGATAAAGTCGCTCAAAGCATTGTCAGCGACAGCTTGCGCGGCCAACTCAGCCTTGGGCGTGGGCGTGTTGATGGTGGTACTCATAGGAACTTAGGAAAATTGAGAATTGCGATAACGAGCATCCTCGATTGTCTCTATTGTGCCATTGTCTTTGAGGGAACCGAGCAAACGATGAGCTAGAGGGTTGATTCGGCGGGTCGGTGACAATGAGGTGAGGGGCGATCGCCGCAGTATACAATCAGCTATAGCCGGCTATCAATCCCAAGAAAAATCATCTTGCCATTCAGACAACTGACCCTCGATTTGCCCAATTCCAATCGTTTCAGTCCCCAGGTGGAGGAGGCGATTGAGCAGTTAGCCTCCAATCCAGAAGCAGATGCACGGGGGGCAATCTTCACTCGCCAGGAGGTGGTGGAGTTCATCTTGGATCTGGTCAGCTACACCGAAGATAAGCCCCTGCACAAGATGCGGCTGTTAGAACCCTCGTTTGGTCGTGGTGATTTTCTGCTGGCGATTATCAAACGGTTATTGAACGCCTGGCGGACTTTCAAACCCAACGGGGTTGCCTTAGATGACCTTAGTCAGGCTATTAGGGCCGTTGAACTACACCATACTTCTTTTAAACACACTGCTGCGGCAGCGATCACCCTTCTCAAGTCGGAAGGAATTGACTCGAAAACGGCAACCACTTTAGCAAACGGCTGGCTCTCCCAGGGGGATTTCTTACTAGCTCCCCTTGATGGAGAATTTGAGATTGCGGTTGGCAATCCACCCTATATCCGTCCTGAGCTAATTCCTGCCCCCCTGTTGGCCGCATATCGCAGCCGCTACCCCACGATGTATGACCGGGCCGATATTTATATTCCCTTCATCGAGCGGATGCTATCTGTGTTGTCGAATACGGGACATCTGGGAGTGATTTGTTCGGATCGTTGGATGAAGAATCGCTATGGTGGCCCCTTACGGTGTCTCATTGCAGAACAGTTCCACCTGAAGATTTATGTGGATATGGTGGATACTCCGGCATTTTACTCTCAAGTTATGGCGTATCCTGCCATCACCGTCATCACTCGGGACGTGCCAGGCGCAACTCGGTTGGCTCATCGTCCCAAGATTGACGCGGCGACATTGACTCAGTTGGCGGGCGTACTCCGCACACCGGTTTTACCCAAAGGGTCTACGATGGTGCGAGAACTAGCTAGGGTGACCGATGGTGCCCAGCCATGGTTACTGGAGTCATCAGAACAGGTGGCACTCATCCGGCGTTTGGAGCAATGCTTTCCTGTCCTGGAAGCGGTTGGATGTAAGGTGGGAATTGGTGTGGCGACGGGTGCAGATCAGGCATTTATCGGGGACTTCGAGGCCCTGGATGTAGAAGGCGATCGCAAGTTGCCCTTAGTGACCACAAAAGATATTAGCTCGGGGGAGGTCCAATGGCGAGGACAAGGGGTGATTAATCCGTTTGCTGAGTCAGGTGGATTGGTTGATTTAGACGACTATCCCCGGTTGAGACGTTACCTTGAAGCTCGTCGGGGGGCGATCGCAAAACGACACTGTGCGCGGAAAACTCCTAGCCAGTGGTATCGAACGATTGATCGCATTACTCCCAGCTTAGCCGCCAAGCCAAAGCTCTTAATTCCCGATATCAAGGGAGAGGCTCATGTTGTTTTTGAAGAAGGAAAGCTTTATCCACATCATAATCTCTACTATGTCACCTCTGAAGACTGGGATTTACGGGCATTGCAGGCTGTTCTACTTTCAGCAGTAAGTCGTCTTTTCGTAGAAATCTATTCAACGAAAATGCGGGGGGGATTCCTACGCTTCCAAGCCCAATACTTGCGTCGGATTCGCGTTCCTAACTGGGCTGATGTGCCTGAGCCGCTACGCCAAGAGTTGGCTGATGCGGCTTTAAGGCGAGATGTACTAGCCTGCAATGAAGCTGTGTTCAGACTCTATAATCTCAGTCCCGAAGAACGACTTGCCCTGAGAGGGAATACATAATGGCTCTTGATTTAGTCAATTACGAAGACAAGGCCCACGAGGCGGTGAAGGCATTTTGGGGGAACCGGGAAGCCGCCAGACAGAGACAGATTGCCTTGGGTAAGGCAGATCAAGGCGAACGCGCTGGTGTCACGGCTGGCAAGAACCTAGACGGTTTTTTGGGGTTGATGATGGATATTGTTAACGCCAATGGCCTTACTGATGCCAATATCCATCAAAATAGAGCCATGCTGACCTTGCCGGGATATTTTCGTCCAACTAAGTTGTGGGATCTCCTAGTCATCCATAAGACTGAGCTGATTGCGGCTATAGAGCTAAAAAGCCAAGTCGGGCCGTCGTTTGGCAATAATTTCAACAATCGAACTGAGGAAGCGATTGGAACAGCACAGGATTTGTGGACGGCTTATCGTGAAGGAGCATTTGGCAAGCAGCCTCGTCCTTTTGTGGGATGGCTTATGATCGTCGAAGATGCCCCAGAATCCCGAAAAGCTGTGTCAGGTTCATCGCCACACTTTGCTGTCTTTCCAGAATTTGAGAGAGCCTCGTACCTCCAGCGATATGACCTCCTCTGTCAGCGACTTGTGCAAGAACAGTTATACACAGCGGCAACTGTTCTTGCTACAAAACGGGGTGCTATAGATTCTGGGAAGTTTTCGCAACTATCGTCTATGACTAGCCTAAAGTCATTTGTCAGTACCTTTGCCGGTCATATCGCGGCAGCCGCTGCCCGCCTTGAATGATGACCTACCTGTTATTCAACGATACTCTTGCCGTTGAATATCCTGTAAGCGTGCTTCTGAACGTAAAAAGCGATCCATCTGGGCCTCGAAGAAGTCGCGATTTTTCTGCAAATGCTCAGGATTGGGGTCATCGAGGGGATGACAGGTAGCTTGCCGTAACGCCTGAATCACCGCCGAAGTGACGTTATACATAGAACGTTGGAAGGTAATGCCCAACTGAATGAGTTGGTCATCGTCTCCCCGACAATGTTGACGATAATACTCCCGTAAATAGTCCGGCAGAAAATGGGACATATCCTGCATTAATAATGTCGGAGGAATTCCGGCACTGCCAACGGGGAAAACATCGGCGTAGAGAATGCCATAGTGAAAGTCTTTTTGTTCCTTGGGAACTTGATTAGCTTGGGCATTATAGGATTTAGTCCCTCGGAAGGGAGCGGTGCGATAAAAAATGGCTTCTACATAGGGTAAAGCGGCTTCATAGAGCCAAGTAAAGCCTTGGGATTTGGGGATGATTTCGTAGCATTCTCCCCGAATATAAACGTGATGATAAATGGGGCGACTAGCCACAGCAAAAATGCCATTGACTAGAAACTCCATAGCTTCGGGAACGGTGGTCATTTTCCCTTCATCATAGAGGTCTGACATTTCTAGAAAAACCGGGGCCATCACTTCCCAGAAAAGTCCTAGGTTGGCATAGTAGGAGAGTTGCCTCACCTGTTCTAAAAACATCGCTGGGAAAAGTTTGTAGAGTCCCAGCATCAGGGGATTGCCTTTGAAATAGGCGCGGATGGCGCGATCGCAGTTGGCGATATACTCGTCGCTTTCGAGGTACTCGTTAAAGCCACCTCCCATCCCTTGATGCCAGAGCATGGCTTGCATACAGGCTTCTGCGAACTCCATGTTAATGCGATCGTGCCAAAGGTGATGGAACAACTTTGGCATGTTGCGAGTTTCGCCCTGTTGGAGAAATTCCAGGAGTTCAGGATGGGCCTCTCCTCCCCCACGCCAGACTCGTAATTCGGATTGGTCGCCAGCATAGCTATTTTGACGCTCTAAATAGGATTTAGGGAGAAAATATTTGAAGGCGGGGATGGGATTGAGAAAGACTTGTTCGGCAATATAAAGTAAGTTTCGCCAGTAGAAGTCCATGGGAACGGCATAGGCTTTATAAATGCCGATGATTTGCATCAAGTTTTCTGGGGTATCTGGAAGCATTGAACCGCCAGCTTCCAAACGGTGGATAATCTCCGCATAGGGATGCTGAGAGGGAGGAAGGGCGTTTTGGCTGGGTTTCGTGGTGGTTTGGGTCATGGGGAAAGAAGGGAACAGGGAACAGAAATAAGGTAGGGGCAAACCCTTGTAGTTGCCCTCTTCTTCAGGCTTAGGGTTGGGGTTGTTGGGCGATGAGTTCTGGGGTTGGGGGGAGGGTGGAGGCGATCGCCGTGGCGGTAGGTTGCATCCAACGAATGAGGGTGTTGGGTTGTAGGCCGAAGTAGAAGATGGTGGCCGTTAGGATGAGGGCGGGGACTCGTTCTCCCCAGGTGAGGCGATCGTAATAAGCCAGGTTATTATCCAGTTTGCCGAAACAGGTGCGGTTGAGCAAAATCACAAAATAGACGGCGGTTAGCCCGGAGGACAGGATGCAAATCAGGGTGGGAATGGGAAAAATGGGAAAACTGCCCTGGAAGACGATAAACTCGGCGGCAAAGCCCACTAAACCGGGGATTCCGGCACTGGCCATCCCGGCGGTAATGAGTAAGCCACTGACGAGGGGCAAGCCACGAATGGGGTTCATTAGACCATTGAGGCGGGACAGTTCTCGGGTTCCGACTTTGGTCTCGACAATAGCCACGAATGGGGTTCATTAGACCATTGAGGCGGGACAGTTCTCGGGTTCCGACTTTGGTCTCGACAATCCCGACGAGGTTGAAGAGGAGAGCGAGGATTAAGCCATGGGCCACCATTTGAGCCACGGCCCCTAAAATAACCGACGAGGTTGAAGAGGAGAGCGAGGATTAAGCCATGGGCCACCATTTGAGCCACGGCCCCTAAAATACTCAGTTCGGTTCCAGCGGCGGCGGCCACGAGGATATAGCCCATATGGCCAATGGAACTGTAGGCCACCATGCGTTTAATATCCTGCTGGGCGATCGCACTCAAGGAACCATACATCACACTAATAGCACCAATGATGGCTAATCCTGGGGCGACGAGAGACCAGGTTTGGGGAAACATCTGTAAGCCGAAGCGGATTAAGCCATAGGTTCCGAGTTTGGCCAGAATCCCACCGAGGAGAATGGCGATGGGGGGAGAGGCTTCAACGTAAGCGTCGGGAGACCAGGTATGTAGGGGAACGAGGGGGATTTTAATGCCTAATCCCACTAACAAGAGGCTGAGGATAATCAGTTGCGCTCGTTGGGAGAGGTTTTGACTGGCGAGGCTATCGTAGTCGAAGTTGAGGCTGCCACTGAGGAACACCACCCCTAAGAAAGCGGCTAGGATTAGGATTCCCGAGAGGGCGGTATAGAGGAGAAACTTCATCCCGGCGTACCCCCGTTTTTCGCCCCCCCAAATGGCAATGAGTAGGTAAATGGGAATTAATTCTAATTCAAAGAAGAGGACGAACAGGAGTAGATTTTGGGCCAGGAAGGCCCCGGCGACTCCGGCGTTCACTAGGAGAATCAGGGCGTAGTAGAGTTGGGAACGCAGGATGTTAGCGGGGCTACTATAGACCACAATCCCGGTCAGAAAGGCGTTGAGAGCCAATAGGGGGGTGGAGAGGCCATCGGTTCCCAGGCTATAACTTAAGCCAATGGCATCGGCCCAGGGGAGATATTCGGAAAATTGCAGACCGCTGTTGCTGAGGTCGAATTGGCTGATGAGCCAGATAGTCCAGAGAAAGGCAATGCCTGTGGTGGTTAGGGCGAGGGTGCGGGCGGTGTTTCCCGATTTGACGAAGCTAATGAGTAGGGCCCCGATGAGGGGAATAAGGATGAGGGCAGTTAGCATGGTTTAGGGAATAGGGAACAGGGAACAGGGATAACCCACCCCTAGCCCCTCCCAGGAGGGGAAGGGAATAGGGAGGCCTCGGCTTGGTTAGAGGTTGGAGAAATGGGGCAGGGTGGTTAGGAGGATGAAGATGGCGACGCTGAGGATGATGGAGAAGGCGTAGAACTGCGATCGCCCGCTGGTGTTGTATTTGAGACTTTCACCGCCGAAAACTGTGGCAAAACCGACAAAGTTCACCGCCCCGTCGACGATGTAGCGGTCTAACCAATAGACGGCTTTGGAGATGCGATCGACGGCAAAAATGATGGTTCCCTTGTAGAGTTGGGGAGTATAAAAATCATAGGCAAAGAAATCCTGAACCGCTTTGGAACTGAGTTTGACGGGTTTTTCCCAGTTGGGATTGAGATATACCAATGACCCAAAACCAATTCCCGCTAGACTCGACCAAGTGAGCAATAGGGCCAGGGAACGATTCACCATTGCCCAATCTGG
Proteins encoded:
- a CDS encoding Eco57I restriction-modification methylase domain-containing protein, coding for MPFRQLTLDLPNSNRFSPQVEEAIEQLASNPEADARGAIFTRQEVVEFILDLVSYTEDKPLHKMRLLEPSFGRGDFLLAIIKRLLNAWRTFKPNGVALDDLSQAIRAVELHHTSFKHTAAAAITLLKSEGIDSKTATTLANGWLSQGDFLLAPLDGEFEIAVGNPPYIRPELIPAPLLAAYRSRYPTMYDRADIYIPFIERMLSVLSNTGHLGVICSDRWMKNRYGGPLRCLIAEQFHLKIYVDMVDTPAFYSQVMAYPAITVITRDVPGATRLAHRPKIDAATLTQLAGVLRTPVLPKGSTMVRELARVTDGAQPWLLESSEQVALIRRLEQCFPVLEAVGCKVGIGVATGADQAFIGDFEALDVEGDRKLPLVTTKDISSGEVQWRGQGVINPFAESGGLVDLDDYPRLRRYLEARRGAIAKRHCARKTPSQWYRTIDRITPSLAAKPKLLIPDIKGEAHVVFEEGKLYPHHNLYYVTSEDWDLRALQAVLLSAVSRLFVEIYSTKMRGGFLRFQAQYLRRIRVPNWADVPEPLRQELADAALRRDVLACNEAVFRLYNLSPEERLALRGNT
- a CDS encoding PaeR7I family type II restriction endonuclease; the encoded protein is MALDLVNYEDKAHEAVKAFWGNREAARQRQIALGKADQGERAGVTAGKNLDGFLGLMMDIVNANGLTDANIHQNRAMLTLPGYFRPTKLWDLLVIHKTELIAAIELKSQVGPSFGNNFNNRTEEAIGTAQDLWTAYREGAFGKQPRPFVGWLMIVEDAPESRKAVSGSSPHFAVFPEFERASYLQRYDLLCQRLVQEQLYTAATVLATKRGAIDSGKFSQLSSMTSLKSFVSTFAGHIAAAAARLE
- a CDS encoding CO2 hydration protein — translated: MTQTTTKPSQNALPPSQHPYAEIIHRLEAGGSMLPDTPENLMQIIGIYKAYAVPMDFYWRNLLYIAEQVFLNPIPAFKYFLPKSYLERQNSYAGDQSELRVWRGGGEAHPELLEFLQQGETRNMPKLFHHLWHDRINMEFAEACMQAMLWHQGMGGGFNEYLESDEYIANCDRAIRAYFKGNPLMLGLYKLFPAMFLEQVRQLSYYANLGLFWEVMAPVFLEMSDLYDEGKMTTVPEAMEFLVNGIFAVASRPIYHHVYIRGECYEIIPKSQGFTWLYEAALPYVEAIFYRTAPFRGTKSYNAQANQVPKEQKDFHYGILYADVFPVGSAGIPPTLLMQDMSHFLPDYLREYYRQHCRGDDDQLIQLGITFQRSMYNVTSAVIQALRQATCHPLDDPNPEHLQKNRDFFEAQMDRFLRSEARLQDIQRQEYR
- a CDS encoding NADH-quinone oxidoreductase subunit M codes for the protein MLTALILIPLIGALLISFVKSGNTARTLALTTTGIAFLWTIWLISQFDLSNSGLQFSEYLPWADAIGLSYSLGTDGLSTPLLALNAFLTGIVVYSSPANILRSQLYYALILLVNAGVAGAFLAQNLLLFVLFFELELIPIYLLIAIWGGEKRGYAGMKFLLYTALSGILILAAFLGVVFLSGSLNFDYDSLASQNLSQRAQLIILSLLLVGLGIKIPLVPLHTWSPDAYVEASPPIAILLGGILAKLGTYGLIRFGLQMFPQTWSLVAPGLAIIGAISVMYGSLSAIAQQDIKRMVAYSSIGHMGYILVAAAAGTELSILGAVAQMVAHGLILALLFNLVGYFRGRGSNGGPWLNPRSPLQPRRDCRDQSRNPRTVPPQWSNEPHSWLLSRPKSEPENCPASMV